A single genomic interval of Antechinus flavipes isolate AdamAnt ecotype Samford, QLD, Australia chromosome 1, AdamAnt_v2, whole genome shotgun sequence harbors:
- the LOC127540184 gene encoding leucine-rich repeat-containing protein 14-like — translation MAHTKYFSSFVSDHLLVQDEEKICKILKCMPQNMFEILFKVAFRNNKTKLMYELVKIWPYSQLKFQKLLQTCPFNSGTSSKRHAQYQWPLTYNESNKGIIDAIVLGVLGYIRKVIICDAQQIPYRRLQQLDMTGLLGKDYFWNLKLMRLWATSIARAKIYSKSLEKKTHYSESQARNQVAEGFPVTTFPVEAHVELLVDFQICSSSEEFLKEALLDNTYSPLHLTCQDFYTSHSLVHGDLEILALLDPLVLRRVDLSHSILISMDIRHLMLQITTFQNLQSLKLPHFNEDMQSGKHPMLKTNIDILAAELPKLNHLREISLHSICLSDQVEYLLRGLQCSLESLQLSYCSLTNNDLIYLSQSHHSPQLIKLDLEGNNITEQQDSFLQLLKSVSNSLRWLNVTKCGISVTDFCEILPYLYSCSRLSHLGLSRNPLISFSVCYFIGLCQHKLPNLKLISVSIFLDCCRNLPKHGPLPQLLEDYLDNNKFLSVMREMEHTQKTRGDSAIEFTTSLSFDRGDYFDLR, via the exons ATGGCCCACACTAAGTACTTCTCAAGTTTTGTAAGTGATCACCTACTGGTTCAAGATGaggagaaaatatgtaaaatcttGAAATGCATGCCTCAGAATATGTTTGAAATTCTATTCAAGGTGGCTTTCAGAAACAATAAGACAAAGCTGATGTATGAACTGGTGAAGATATGGCCTTACTCACAACTTAAATTCCAAAAGCTGCTTCAGACATGTCCATTCAATTCTGGGACTTCTTCTAAGAGACATGCTCAGTATCAGTGGCCACTCACATATAATGAGTCGAACAAAGGTATAATTGATGCCATCGTCTTGGGAGTGTTGGGTTATATAAGGAAAGTAATCATCTGTGATGCACAGCAGATCCCATACAG GAGGTTACAGCAGCTGGATATGACAGGATTACTTGGTAAAGATTACTTTTGGAATTTAAAACTCATGAGGCTGTGGGCTACCTCAATTGCCAGAGCGAAAATCTACAGTAAATCCTTAGAGAAGAAGACACATTATTCAGAAAGCCAGGCAAGAAACCAGGTGGCAGAAGGATTCCCAGTTACAACTTTCCCAGTAGAAGCTCATGTGGAACTTCTAGTAGATTTCCAGATATGCTCTTCCTCTGAGGAGTTTCTAAAGGAAGCTCTCCTGGACAACACCTACAGCCCTCTCCACCTGACTTGCCAAGATTTCTACACTTCCCACAGCTTGGTTCATGGTGATCTAGAAATCCTGGCTCTTTTGGACCCTTTAGTACTCCGCAGAGTGGACCTAAGTCATAGTATTTTAATCTCGATGGATATCAGGCACCTTATGTTACAGATTACAACCTTCCAAAACTTGCAAAGCTTGAAATTACCTCATTTTAATGAAGATATGCAAAGTGGGAAGCACCCTATGCTAAAGACTAACATTGACATTCTTGCTGCAGAATTGCCCAAATTAAATCACCTCAGGGAGATTAGTCTGCATAGTATTTGTCTTTCAGACCAGGTGGAGTATCTGCTTAG aggtCTACAATGCTCCCTGGAGAGCCTTCAACTTTCTTACTGCTCTCTAACAAACAACGACTTAATCTACCTTTCCCAAAGTCACCATAGCCCCCAGCTCATAAAGTTGGATCTTGAAGGCAATAATATAACAGAGCAACAAGACTCATTCTTGCAACTTCTAAAATCAGTCTCAAATTCACTGAGGTGGCTGAATGTGACAAAGTGTGGGATCAGCGTCACTGACTTTTGTGAAATTTTGCCCTATCTATATTCCTGTTCCAGGCTCTCTCATCTTGGTCTATCTCGGAATCCCCTAATTAGCTTCAGTGTGTGCTATTTTATTGGATTATGCCAGCATAAACTGCCCAATCTGAAGTTAATATCAGtttcaattttcttggattgttgtaGGAACCTGCCCAAGCATGGTCCTCTTCCTCAGTTACTGGAGGATTATCTTGACAACAACAAATTTCTTTCTGTCATGAGAGAAAtggaacacacacaaaaaacaagAGGAGACTCTGCCATTGAGTTTACCACAAGTCTTAGCTTTGATAGGGGTGACTATTTTGATCTACGGTAA